From the genome of Hathewaya histolytica, one region includes:
- a CDS encoding Type 1 glutamine amidotransferase-like domain-containing protein, with the protein MVRNADVLWLAGGDTPTQFAYLESYGLIPCIREQKGVIIGMSAGSINMTKTAVCTLTCEHDELKIYEALGLVEFSVEPHFDKYNITKELLMISRKYPLHGICDDGAIICTNDSTSYIGDVFLIDRGHVTRV; encoded by the coding sequence ATGGTTAGAAATGCAGATGTTTTATGGCTGGCAGGCGGCGATACACCTACACAGTTCGCTTATTTGGAATCTTACGGCCTCATACCATGTATCAGAGAACAAAAAGGTGTGATTATCGGAATGAGTGCAGGTTCCATAAATATGACAAAAACTGCTGTGTGTACATTAACCTGCGAACACGATGAACTAAAAATATATGAAGCACTGGGATTAGTTGAATTTTCAGTTGAACCCCATTTTGATAAATATAATATAACCAAGGAGTTACTTATGATTTCCCGAAAATATCCATTGCATGGGATATGTGATGACGGTGCTATCATATGTACGAATGATAGCACTTCATATATAGGCGATGTATTCCTCATAGATCGTGGACATGTAACCCGAGTTTGA
- a CDS encoding GNAT family N-acetyltransferase: protein MNDNKRAQSFYKKLGFKEIGVIRDGYFDGRVGEFVDIIYMDLLKGDFEKNIFK from the coding sequence ATGAATGATAATAAAAGAGCTCAGAGTTTTTACAAAAAACTAGGGTTTAAAGAAATAGGGGTAATTAGAGATGGGTATTTTGATGGTAGAGTTGGAGAATTTGTAGATATTATATATATGGATTTATTGAAAGGTGATTTTGAAAAAAATATTTTTAAATAA
- a CDS encoding GNAT family N-acetyltransferase, giving the protein MYKGEKVRLREYKKEDIKLAQGFVNDAEVKKMINPGIPYLYTYEDEEKWFEKVSALNQTYVFAVETLEENKYIGGCGINELDWKNSIVTIGIFIGDKEYWNKGYGTDTLNILIKFIFEQMNIHKIKLNVFEYNKRAIKCYEKCGFKTEGILRKEIFRDGKYYDDIIMGLLRDEYYKK; this is encoded by the coding sequence ATGTACAAAGGTGAAAAGGTTAGATTACGTGAATATAAAAAAGAAGATATTAAATTAGCTCAAGGGTTTGTAAATGATGCGGAAGTGAAGAAAATGATAAATCCAGGCATTCCTTATTTATATACTTATGAAGATGAAGAAAAATGGTTTGAAAAAGTATCTGCATTGAATCAGACTTATGTTTTTGCTGTTGAAACATTGGAGGAAAATAAGTATATAGGTGGATGTGGTATAAATGAGCTTGATTGGAAAAACAGTATAGTAACTATTGGAATATTTATAGGTGATAAGGAATACTGGAATAAAGGATATGGAACAGATACTTTAAACATTTTAATTAAATTTATTTTTGAACAGATGAATATACACAAAATTAAATTAAATGTTTTTGAGTATAATAAACGAGCAATAAAATGTTATGAGAAATGTGGTTTTAAGACAGAAGGCATATTAAGAAAGGAGATATTTAGAGACGGGAAGTACTATGATGATATAATTATGGGACTTTTGAGAGATGAGTATTATAAGAAATAA
- a CDS encoding NUDIX domain-containing protein, protein MGEAKFYYKDNNAPKPNKSIHIGTCSIIRYNGKVLFEKRTDSDRWALIGGGLKINESLEQYIIREVREETGLIISEESLRFLNM, encoded by the coding sequence TTGGGAGAAGCAAAGTTTTATTATAAAGATAATAATGCACCAAAACCCAATAAGTCCATTCACATAGGGACTTGTTCAATTATTAGATATAATGGAAAGGTGTTATTTGAAAAAAGAACAGACAGTGATCGTTGGGCTTTAATAGGTGGTGGACTTAAAATAAATGAAAGCCTTGAACAATATATAATAAGAGAGGTAAGGGAAGAAACTGGGTTAATAATTTCGGAAGAATCATTACGTTTTCTTAATATGTAA
- a CDS encoding ABC transporter ATP-binding protein: MAINATREDEKISYHSKSYIIKRLLKYLKPFKKEVAVVITLMVFVMICSLLNPYLLKIAIDTHIKNKDINGLAIIAIILTVLNLLAMIASKKRIKDMAKITNKILINIRHELYTHIQKLSFSFFDNRPVGKILARVMGDVNALQDLFNTSVTNLVPELLSLISVTLMMFWMNYKLALWSITILPILFIALFSIEAISTKRWGKFRQKRSNLNAFTHEDFSGIKLVQSYASEEKRANTFKEMTEDMLKAFIRSVRLNDFFWPLVELSWGAGSILVYIAGIRLINSGDISIGTLISFTIYITMFWRPIMNISDFYNTLITNLAAGERIFEILDLNPLLSSEDGAPSMPKIKGNIEFKNVDFSYDKETKVLDNLSFKVNEGESIALVGATGAGKTTIINLISRFYDVNLGEVLIDGINIKDVDLESLRSQMGIMLQDTFLFSDTIKENIKYGKLDATDEEIMNAAKAVNAHGFIQGLEKGYDTEVKERGSRLSVGQRQLISFARALLADPRILILDEATSNIDTYTEMLVQEGIKKLLKGRTSFVIAHRLSTIRDCDKIMVIEDGGIKECGTHEELIKKKGTYYKLYMTQYKFLKEGA, encoded by the coding sequence ATGGCTATTAATGCAACAAGAGAGGACGAGAAAATAAGTTATCATTCTAAGTCCTATATAATAAAACGATTACTAAAATATTTAAAACCCTTTAAAAAAGAGGTTGCAGTAGTAATTACATTAATGGTGTTTGTTATGATTTGCTCATTATTAAATCCGTACTTATTAAAAATTGCAATAGACACTCATATTAAAAATAAAGATATAAACGGACTTGCTATAATAGCGATAATACTTACAGTATTAAACTTATTAGCAATGATTGCTTCAAAGAAAAGAATAAAAGATATGGCTAAGATTACAAATAAGATTTTAATAAATATAAGACATGAATTATATACTCATATTCAAAAACTTTCATTTTCATTTTTCGATAATAGGCCAGTTGGTAAAATACTAGCTCGTGTTATGGGAGATGTTAATGCTCTACAAGATTTATTTAATACTAGTGTTACAAACCTAGTTCCAGAACTTTTAAGTCTTATATCTGTAACTTTAATGATGTTTTGGATGAATTATAAGTTAGCCCTTTGGTCAATTACTATACTTCCAATACTTTTTATAGCACTTTTTTCTATAGAAGCAATATCTACAAAACGTTGGGGGAAATTTAGGCAAAAACGTTCCAACTTAAATGCTTTTACCCATGAAGATTTTTCAGGAATAAAGTTAGTTCAAAGCTATGCATCAGAAGAAAAAAGAGCAAATACTTTTAAAGAAATGACAGAAGATATGCTGAAAGCCTTTATAAGATCAGTAAGATTAAATGATTTTTTTTGGCCCTTGGTAGAACTTTCTTGGGGTGCTGGCTCAATACTTGTATATATTGCAGGAATTAGATTAATAAATAGTGGAGATATTTCAATTGGTACTTTAATATCCTTTACAATTTATATAACTATGTTTTGGAGACCTATAATGAATATTAGTGATTTCTACAATACACTAATTACTAATCTTGCAGCGGGAGAAAGAATATTTGAAATTTTAGATTTAAATCCACTCTTAAGTTCAGAGGATGGAGCACCATCAATGCCTAAAATTAAGGGTAATATAGAATTTAAAAATGTAGACTTTTCTTATGATAAGGAAACTAAGGTATTAGATAATTTAAGCTTTAAAGTAAATGAAGGAGAAAGTATAGCCTTAGTTGGTGCCACAGGAGCAGGAAAAACTACTATTATAAATTTAATTAGCCGTTTTTATGATGTGAATTTAGGTGAGGTTTTAATAGATGGAATAAATATAAAGGATGTAGATTTAGAGTCCTTAAGAAGTCAAATGGGTATTATGCTCCAAGATACCTTCTTATTTTCAGACACTATAAAAGAAAATATTAAGTATGGAAAGCTAGATGCTACAGATGAAGAAATCATGAATGCTGCAAAAGCAGTTAATGCTCATGGATTTATACAAGGCTTGGAGAAAGGCTATGATACAGAAGTAAAAGAGAGAGGTTCAAGACTATCTGTAGGACAGAGACAACTTATATCCTTTGCAAGAGCCTTACTTGCAGACCCTAGAATTTTAATATTAGACGAGGCAACCTCTAATATAGACACATACACAGAAATGCTTGTGCAAGAAGGTATTAAGAAACTTCTAAAAGGAAGGACATCCTTCGTAATAGCTCACAGACTATCAACCATAAGAGATTGTGACAAAATCATGGTTATAGAAGATGGAGGAATTAAAGAATGTGGAACTCACGAAGAGCTAATTAAAAAGAAAGGAACTTACTATAAATTATATATGACACAATATAAATTCTTAAAAGAGGGAGCTTAA
- a CDS encoding ABC transporter ATP-binding protein, with protein sequence MILKHILKYIGRYKVLVIVPTIAMIFSIILDLMIPYLSKELIDKVIIGGNKTLIVPILSAILVITILRSIIGYIKEYLFDVFGTYVHRDIKVDLFEHIQKLPFKYFDNMNTGELMSRIGEDVENIWRTLSFGLRLFIENIIYVIFASIALLYLNYKLAIACILVMIPIGFIAINLEKKESKVYDDISDHNAEMNTVAQENIAGVRLVKAFAREKHEILKFLNMNKAYYKLNMKQAKVLSDHFPFMEFLTNLSIVIMITFGGYLVIKGESIGTLVAFNGYIFNLIWPMRMLGWLTNMLAQNKASTKKIFKILDIDPEIKNSDNPIKPSMIKGDIEFKNVSFKYNSEEVLKNINFKVRKGMTVAVMGTTGSGKSSLINLIGRYYDVSEGGVYIDGTNIKDLDLYTLRNSMAVIPQEVFLFSDTVEENLKLGKSEGTLEEIKEACSLACADKFIENLPEGYNTVIGERGIGLSGGQKQRLSIARALIKEAPILILDDSTSALDMETEFKLLKNLNERKKQSTTFIIAHRISAVKNADLIIFMDNGEIAEYGTHRELLEKNGKYYEIYSEQFKDFIKESEEKEVI encoded by the coding sequence ATGATATTGAAACATATTTTAAAGTATATAGGTAGGTACAAGGTTTTAGTAATAGTACCAACCATAGCCATGATATTTAGCATAATATTAGATTTAATGATACCTTATCTTTCAAAAGAACTTATAGATAAGGTGATTATTGGAGGAAATAAGACTTTAATAGTGCCAATACTTTCAGCAATTTTAGTAATTACTATTTTAAGATCAATTATTGGATATATAAAAGAATATCTATTCGATGTTTTCGGCACATATGTTCATAGAGATATTAAGGTAGACTTATTTGAGCATATTCAAAAACTGCCTTTTAAATATTTTGATAATATGAATACAGGCGAACTTATGTCAAGAATAGGAGAAGATGTGGAGAATATTTGGAGAACCTTATCTTTTGGTTTAAGGCTTTTTATAGAAAATATAATCTATGTTATATTTGCATCTATTGCATTACTTTATCTCAACTATAAACTTGCCATAGCTTGTATTTTAGTTATGATACCTATAGGATTTATAGCTATAAATCTTGAAAAGAAAGAATCTAAAGTTTATGACGATATAAGTGATCATAATGCAGAAATGAACACAGTAGCTCAGGAAAATATAGCAGGTGTCAGGTTAGTTAAAGCCTTTGCAAGAGAAAAACATGAGATTTTAAAATTTTTAAATATGAATAAAGCATATTATAAACTTAATATGAAACAAGCTAAAGTACTTTCAGATCACTTTCCCTTTATGGAGTTTTTAACGAACTTGTCTATAGTTATTATGATAACTTTTGGAGGGTATTTAGTTATAAAGGGTGAGTCCATAGGAACACTAGTTGCTTTTAATGGATATATATTTAATTTAATTTGGCCTATGAGAATGCTAGGTTGGCTTACTAATATGTTAGCCCAAAACAAAGCATCAACAAAGAAGATATTTAAAATTCTAGATATAGACCCAGAGATTAAAAATTCAGATAATCCTATAAAACCATCTATGATAAAGGGTGATATAGAATTTAAAAATGTAAGTTTTAAATACAATAGTGAGGAAGTTTTAAAAAATATAAATTTCAAAGTAAGAAAAGGCATGACCGTAGCAGTTATGGGAACTACAGGTTCTGGAAAAAGTTCCTTAATAAACTTAATAGGAAGATATTATGATGTATCAGAAGGTGGGGTTTATATAGATGGTACTAATATTAAAGATTTAGACCTTTATACTCTAAGAAACTCCATGGCAGTTATCCCTCAAGAGGTATTCCTATTTTCTGATACTGTAGAAGAAAATTTAAAATTAGGTAAAAGTGAAGGAACATTGGAAGAAATTAAAGAGGCTTGTAGCCTAGCTTGTGCAGATAAATTTATAGAAAACCTCCCAGAAGGTTATAACACCGTAATAGGGGAAAGAGGTATTGGTCTATCTGGAGGACAAAAACAAAGACTTTCTATAGCTAGAGCTCTAATTAAGGAAGCACCTATATTAATATTAGATGACTCAACTTCAGCTTTGGATATGGAGACAGAATTTAAACTTCTTAAAAACTTAAATGAAAGAAAAAAACAAAGCACAACTTTCATAATAGCTCATAGGATTTCAGCGGTTAAAAATGCAGATTTAATTATCTTTATGGATAATGGAGAGATTGCAGAATATGGAACCCATAGAGAGCTGTTAGAAAAGAATGGTAAATATTACGAAATCTATAGTGAACAATTTAAAGACTTTATAAAAGAAAGTGAAGAAAAAGAGGTGATATAA
- a CDS encoding aminopeptidase P family protein: MNKEFFIKNRKRLSEQLEDNSVVVLFAGDAPYKSADYKYSWVQNRNFYYITGFPREKAIFMLIKMGGQVTESLYIERQDPVMARWVGERISAEEAQEITGIDNIKYLDQFQDAFGRVGVRLGLEDIYLDLERQEYGIRKTEAQEFSEEIIRKYPHFNIKNVYNKIADLRLVKTEEEIELIKKAIEITKEGIYNMWSNAKPGMMEYELEAYFDYSLKKNGVTFTAFNTIIGSGHNGTVLHYEDNNCKVEDNTLVLLDLGAQHKLYNGDISRTFPANGKFTERQKAVYNAVLRAQKAIEAAVKPGVLWRDINELSKKELAKGCMELGLIKEESELINYYFHTFGHHLGLDTHDVGDYNIPLKPGMVLTNEPGLYIAEESIGIRIEDDLLVTEDGCINLSKDIIKEVDEIEEFMAKAKENHK; this comes from the coding sequence ATGAATAAAGAATTTTTCATTAAAAACAGAAAAAGGTTATCAGAACAATTAGAAGATAACTCTGTTGTTGTACTTTTTGCAGGAGATGCGCCTTATAAATCAGCAGATTATAAATACTCATGGGTACAAAATAGAAACTTCTATTATATTACAGGTTTTCCAAGGGAAAAAGCTATATTCATGTTAATTAAAATGGGTGGACAAGTTACTGAAAGTCTATACATTGAAAGACAAGACCCTGTAATGGCAAGATGGGTAGGGGAAAGAATATCTGCAGAAGAAGCTCAAGAAATTACAGGTATAGATAATATTAAATATCTAGATCAATTCCAAGATGCTTTTGGACGTGTTGGGGTAAGGCTAGGTCTTGAAGATATATATTTAGATCTTGAAAGACAAGAATATGGTATAAGAAAAACAGAAGCTCAAGAATTCTCAGAAGAAATAATCAGAAAATATCCACATTTCAACATTAAAAATGTATACAATAAAATAGCAGATTTAAGATTAGTAAAGACAGAAGAAGAAATTGAATTAATTAAAAAGGCAATTGAAATAACTAAAGAAGGTATCTATAATATGTGGTCTAATGCAAAACCAGGTATGATGGAGTACGAACTTGAAGCTTATTTTGATTACTCTTTAAAGAAAAATGGTGTTACATTTACAGCATTTAATACAATTATAGGTTCAGGACATAATGGAACAGTTCTTCACTATGAAGATAATAATTGCAAAGTAGAAGATAATACTTTAGTACTTTTAGATTTAGGTGCTCAGCATAAATTATATAATGGTGATATATCTCGTACATTCCCAGCTAACGGAAAATTTACTGAAAGACAAAAAGCTGTATATAATGCAGTATTAAGAGCTCAAAAGGCTATAGAAGCTGCTGTTAAACCAGGTGTTTTATGGAGAGATATTAATGAACTATCTAAAAAAGAACTTGCAAAGGGATGTATGGAACTTGGCCTAATTAAAGAAGAAAGTGAATTAATCAATTACTACTTCCATACTTTTGGACATCATTTAGGATTAGATACTCATGATGTTGGAGATTATAATATTCCACTAAAACCAGGAATGGTTTTAACTAATGAGCCAGGTCTTTATATTGCAGAAGAAAGCATTGGAATTAGAATAGAAGACGATCTACTTGTAACTGAAGATGGTTGCATTAACTTATCAAAAGATATAATAAAAGAAGTAGATGAAATAGAAGAATTCATGGCAAAAGCTAAAGAAAACCATAAATAA
- a CDS encoding TSUP family transporter — MFKLIFLCVAGFLAAFVDAIAGGGGLISVPAFLMAGIPPHLTLGTNKFCATSGSLTSSIKFAKSKKVNFNLIKYLIPFTFLGSVLGVVVVGFIPSDFLQGIVFIMILFIGVYTIFSKTLGMEDKEITLSKKHILYGIIFAFSLGFYDGFFGPGTGSFLIFGFIKIFGHDFTKATGNAKFLNFISNVSALLMFAIKGQIIYSYAIPIAIFMILGAKIGTKLAIDNGARFIKPIFIVMSLAVGIKILFPYINKLF, encoded by the coding sequence ATGTTTAAATTAATATTTTTATGTGTAGCAGGATTCTTAGCAGCGTTTGTAGATGCCATTGCAGGCGGAGGGGGATTAATTAGTGTTCCAGCCTTTTTAATGGCAGGCATACCTCCTCACTTAACCTTAGGAACTAATAAATTTTGTGCAACTTCAGGCTCTTTAACCAGCTCTATAAAATTCGCAAAAAGTAAAAAGGTAAATTTTAATCTTATAAAATATTTAATTCCTTTCACTTTTTTAGGTTCTGTTCTTGGCGTTGTGGTAGTTGGATTCATACCTTCAGACTTCCTTCAAGGAATTGTATTTATAATGATTCTATTTATAGGAGTGTATACTATATTTTCTAAAACTTTAGGTATGGAAGATAAGGAAATTACCTTAAGTAAAAAACACATCTTATATGGTATTATATTTGCTTTTTCTCTTGGTTTTTATGATGGGTTCTTTGGACCTGGTACAGGCTCTTTTTTAATATTTGGTTTTATAAAAATTTTTGGACATGATTTTACGAAGGCAACTGGAAATGCAAAATTTCTAAACTTTATAAGTAATGTTTCTGCTCTTTTAATGTTTGCTATAAAAGGACAAATCATTTATAGCTATGCCATTCCTATAGCAATATTTATGATATTAGGTGCAAAAATTGGAACTAAACTTGCTATAGATAATGGAGCTAGATTTATAAAACCTATATTTATAGTAATGTCTCTTGCTGTTGGAATTAAAATATTATTTCCTTATATTAATAAACTTTTTTAA
- a CDS encoding YbgA family protein, whose amino-acid sequence MNRNFNKPRIVASKCLGFSPCKYNGTMDSSEFIEELKKYVEFITVCPEVGIGMTTPRNIIRLIEDREKNIVNLVQPSTGENFTKFMVEFSEDFLKSLGDVDGFILKERSPSCGIKEVKIYNGRENAICVKKGKGVFGTIVTEKLGHLPIEDDGRLKDHNIRQHFLTRVFLMRDFREVEIKGSIEELFKFHEKNKLLFMAYSQKGFGSLRKILKNQKKYELEEIFNLYKKELCNALQRAPRYTSNINALMKAMECFKDRMENEEYTSILEVIDKYRYNKVPFSNLLYLVRKSVIRFEEEKLLEQSFFQPYPRELEYLTKL is encoded by the coding sequence ATGAATAGAAATTTTAATAAACCAAGAATTGTTGCAAGTAAATGTTTAGGATTTAGCCCTTGTAAATATAACGGTACTATGGATAGCTCAGAATTCATTGAAGAACTAAAAAAATATGTAGAATTTATCACAGTGTGTCCAGAAGTTGGGATAGGTATGACTACTCCAAGAAACATTATAAGATTAATTGAGGATAGAGAGAAGAATATTGTTAATTTAGTCCAACCATCTACGGGAGAGAATTTTACAAAATTTATGGTGGAATTTTCAGAGGACTTTTTAAAAAGCTTAGGGGATGTCGATGGATTTATATTAAAAGAAAGATCTCCTTCTTGCGGAATAAAAGAGGTTAAAATATATAATGGCAGAGAAAATGCTATATGTGTAAAAAAAGGAAAAGGTGTATTCGGGACAATTGTGACAGAGAAATTAGGTCACCTACCTATAGAGGATGATGGTAGATTAAAAGACCATAATATAAGACAACATTTTTTAACTAGGGTTTTCCTTATGAGAGATTTTAGAGAGGTTGAAATTAAAGGTTCTATCGAAGAACTTTTTAAATTTCATGAAAAAAATAAATTACTTTTTATGGCTTATAGTCAAAAGGGATTCGGTTCATTACGGAAAATATTAAAGAATCAAAAAAAATATGAATTAGAGGAAATCTTTAATTTATACAAAAAAGAATTATGTAATGCCCTGCAGAGAGCACCTAGATATACTTCTAATATTAATGCTTTAATGAAAGCCATGGAATGTTTTAAAGATAGAATGGAGAATGAAGAATATACCTCTATATTAGAAGTTATAGATAAGTATAGGTATAATAAAGTTCCTTTTAGTAATCTTTTATATTTAGTAAGAAAAAGTGTTATAAGATTTGAAGAAGAGAAGCTATTAGAACAAAGTTTTTTTCAGCCTTACCCTAGGGAATTAGAGTATCTAACAAAATTATAG
- the purD gene encoding phosphoribosylamine--glycine ligase produces the protein MKVLLIGSGGREHAILWKLSQNNRIEKIFVCPGNSGMALEEKCQCINLNTNEEILNFAKMEDINLTVVGPEKPLCEGIVDLFKENNLKIFGPSKRGAMLEGSKVYAKDFMKKYGIKTAEYATFKEKNKALEYIKKASYPLVIKADGLAAGKGVVICGSEVEAIETLEDFMTKDIFKDAGNEIVVEEFLEGIEASILSITDGETIIPFISSKDHKQLLDGDEGPNTGGMGVIAPNPYCTKEVLEDFKENIMEPTLRGIKEERLDFIGIIFFGIMITEKGTYLLEYNVRMGDPETECILPLMESDLLELIEYALEKQLKDKNILWKNASTCTIIAASEGYPKAYAKGFKIETDKDMQGKIFYAGVKSSEDGILTNGGRVLALVEIGDTLEEATQKAYREISKINFNGIYFRKDIGKI, from the coding sequence ATGAAGGTTTTGCTTATAGGTTCAGGTGGAAGAGAACATGCAATTTTGTGGAAATTATCACAAAATAACAGGATAGAAAAGATATTTGTATGTCCAGGCAATAGTGGTATGGCTTTAGAAGAAAAATGTCAGTGTATAAACCTAAATACTAATGAAGAAATATTAAATTTTGCTAAAATGGAAGATATAAATCTTACAGTAGTGGGACCAGAAAAACCACTATGTGAAGGAATTGTAGATTTATTTAAAGAAAATAATCTTAAGATTTTTGGTCCATCTAAAAGGGGTGCAATGCTAGAAGGCAGTAAAGTTTATGCAAAAGATTTTATGAAGAAATATGGCATTAAAACTGCTGAGTATGCTACATTTAAAGAAAAAAATAAAGCTTTAGAATACATAAAAAAAGCTTCATATCCATTAGTTATAAAGGCAGATGGACTAGCAGCAGGGAAAGGCGTTGTAATTTGCGGAAGTGAAGTAGAAGCAATAGAAACCTTAGAAGATTTTATGACAAAAGATATATTTAAGGATGCTGGAAATGAAATTGTAGTAGAAGAATTTTTAGAAGGAATAGAAGCATCTATACTATCTATAACAGATGGAGAAACTATAATTCCATTTATTTCTTCAAAGGATCATAAGCAATTACTAGATGGAGATGAGGGTCCTAATACTGGAGGAATGGGGGTTATAGCACCCAATCCATATTGTACGAAAGAAGTCCTAGAAGATTTTAAAGAAAATATAATGGAACCTACTCTAAGAGGTATAAAGGAAGAGAGATTAGATTTTATAGGTATTATTTTCTTTGGCATAATGATTACTGAAAAAGGGACTTATCTTTTAGAATATAATGTAAGAATGGGAGATCCAGAAACTGAATGTATTCTTCCTCTTATGGAAAGTGACCTTTTAGAACTAATTGAATATGCCTTAGAAAAACAACTTAAAGATAAAAATATTTTATGGAAAAATGCTAGTACTTGTACCATAATAGCTGCATCAGAAGGATATCCTAAAGCTTACGCTAAAGGATTTAAAATAGAAACAGATAAAGATATGCAGGGAAAAATATTTTATGCTGGAGTTAAAAGTTCAGAAGATGGGATTTTAACCAATGGGGGAAGAGTTTTGGCTTTGGTGGAAATTGGAGATACATTAGAAGAGGCTACACAAAAAGCGTATAGGGAGATTAGTAAAATAAATTTTAATGGAATTTATTTTAGAAAAGACATAGGAAAAATATAA
- the purH gene encoding bifunctional phosphoribosylaminoimidazolecarboxamide formyltransferase/IMP cyclohydrolase, with the protein MKRALISVFYKEGILEFAKFLEERGVEIISTGGTYKHLKENGVNVIDVSEVTGFDEILDGRVKTLHPKVHGGILAIRENEKHMKVLKEKEITPIDMVVVNLYPFFEKVKEDLNFEDKIEFIDIGGPTMLRSAAKNFKDVVVISDTKDYKKVMEEIADGNNVSLKTRRYLAGKVFNLTSAYDAAISNFILEEEYPNYLSLSYEKAMDLRYGENPHQSAALYKDTNGEGLINNYTQLNGKELSYNNIKDMDIAFKVVCEFEEAACCALKHNTPCGVAVESHGDGIKDVYSKAFQCDPISIFGGVVALNRTVDKSTAEEMVKIFLEIVIAPDFTEEALEVLRSKKNLRVIKCELKRENKKELVKVDGGILVQSTDNKLIDEIKVVTEKKPTEKDMKDLIFGMKVVKYVKSNAIVVVKDGMAKGIGGGQVNRIWATVEALDRAKDGVVLASDAFFPFRDCVDEAHKYNIKAIIQPGGSRGDEESIKACDEHGIAMVFTGIRHFKH; encoded by the coding sequence ATGAAGAGAGCTTTAATTAGTGTTTTTTATAAGGAAGGGATTCTAGAATTTGCAAAGTTTTTAGAGGAAAGAGGAGTAGAGATTATATCTACTGGGGGAACTTATAAACATTTAAAGGAAAATGGAGTAAACGTTATAGATGTTTCAGAAGTAACGGGCTTTGATGAAATATTAGACGGACGTGTCAAGACCCTTCATCCAAAGGTTCATGGAGGAATATTAGCCATAAGGGAAAATGAAAAACATATGAAAGTTTTAAAGGAAAAAGAAATAACACCAATAGATATGGTTGTTGTAAATCTTTATCCTTTCTTTGAAAAAGTAAAAGAAGATTTAAACTTTGAAGATAAGATAGAGTTTATAGATATTGGTGGCCCTACTATGCTAAGATCTGCGGCTAAAAATTTTAAGGATGTAGTTGTAATTTCAGATACTAAGGACTATAAAAAAGTTATGGAAGAGATAGCTGATGGAAATAATGTATCACTTAAAACAAGAAGATATTTAGCAGGAAAAGTATTTAATCTAACATCAGCTTACGATGCTGCTATTAGTAATTTTATTTTAGAAGAAGAGTATCCAAACTACTTATCTTTATCTTATGAAAAAGCTATGGACTTAAGGTATGGTGAAAATCCTCATCAAAGTGCTGCTCTTTATAAAGATACTAACGGAGAAGGATTAATAAATAATTATACTCAGCTAAATGGTAAAGAACTATCTTATAACAATATAAAAGATATGGATATAGCATTTAAAGTAGTATGTGAGTTTGAAGAGGCTGCCTGTTGTGCATTAAAACATAATACGCCTTGTGGAGTAGCAGTTGAGAGCCATGGTGATGGTATAAAAGATGTGTACTCAAAAGCATTTCAATGTGATCCTATATCAATTTTTGGAGGAGTAGTAGCCTTAAATAGGACTGTAGATAAGAGTACAGCAGAGGAAATGGTTAAAATATTTTTAGAAATTGTTATAGCTCCAGATTTTACGGAAGAAGCTTTGGAGGTTTTAAGATCTAAGAAAAATCTAAGAGTAATTAAATGTGAACTTAAAAGAGAAAATAAAAAAGAACTAGTAAAAGTAGATGGTGGTATACTAGTACAAAGCACGGATAATAAATTAATAGATGAAATAAAAGTAGTTACAGAAAAAAAACCTACAGAAAAAGATATGAAAGATTTAATATTTGGCATGAAGGTTGTAAAATATGTAAAATCTAATGCTATAGTTGTAGTTAAAGATGGAATGGCTAAAGGTATTGGTGGTGGTCAAGTAAATAGGATTTGGGCTACAGTGGAAGCTCTAGATAGAGCTAAAGATGGAGTAGTCCTTGCATCAGATGCTTTCTTCCCATTTAGAGATTGTGTAGACGAAGCACATAAATACAACATAAAGGCTATAATTCAACCAGGTGGTTCCCGTGGTGATGAGGAATCTATAAAAGCATGTGATGAACATGGAATTGCTATGGTATTTACGGGTATAAGACATTTTAAACATTAA